The following are encoded in a window of Polynucleobacter sp. VK25 genomic DNA:
- a CDS encoding ion channel — translation MRKFLFNRRPTRINLEEYRATLSRSEIARPENNFYHWLLGTGWGSFLLLVVLVYLGTNLLFAFAYLACGDSAITHAQPGSLLDVFFFSVQTMATIGYGRMTPVGNWPNAIVTFEAFFGIVYSALTTGLAFARFTRPTAGVRFSKVAVVGNHDGVKTFKFRVANDRSSHIVEAQLRLWLIAESMTSEGERYRRSVELQLHRSESPVFSLTWTAMHSVDENSALKEYLGNASVDQQWHLLITFTGYHESLANQVYARHVYLPRNVQQNATFVDIVSVLPDGGRVIDLTNFDKWIPSTSDQLVGEFL, via the coding sequence GTGCGCAAATTTCTATTTAATCGCCGTCCAACGCGGATTAATCTAGAGGAATATCGCGCCACACTTTCGCGCTCCGAAATAGCGCGCCCTGAGAATAATTTTTACCATTGGTTGTTAGGTACTGGCTGGGGCAGCTTCTTGCTGCTAGTGGTCTTGGTTTATTTGGGCACAAACCTCCTATTTGCTTTTGCTTATTTAGCATGTGGTGATAGTGCCATTACCCATGCTCAACCAGGTTCTTTGCTTGATGTCTTTTTCTTCAGCGTTCAAACAATGGCAACTATTGGCTATGGTCGTATGACGCCAGTAGGAAATTGGCCAAATGCAATCGTGACGTTTGAAGCATTCTTTGGAATTGTTTATTCAGCTTTAACTACTGGCTTAGCCTTTGCACGCTTTACTAGGCCGACTGCAGGTGTACGTTTTTCTAAGGTGGCAGTAGTTGGCAATCACGATGGCGTTAAAACCTTTAAGTTTCGTGTTGCTAACGATCGTAGCTCGCACATTGTGGAAGCGCAATTACGTTTGTGGTTGATTGCCGAGAGTATGACTAGTGAAGGTGAGCGCTATCGCCGCTCAGTTGAGCTGCAGCTCCATCGTTCTGAAAGCCCAGTTTTCTCGTTAACCTGGACAGCAATGCATAGTGTGGACGAGAATAGCGCCCTTAAGGAGTATTTGGGTAATGCTTCAGTAGATCAACAGTGGCATTTGCTGATTACCTTTACGGGCTACCATGAGAGCTTAGCCAATCAGGTTTATGCGCGCCATGTTTACTTGCCTAGAAATGTGCAGCAAAATGCGACCTTCGTCGATATAGTCTCAGTTTTGCCAGATGGTGGTCGGGTAATCGATCTCACCAATTTTGATAAGTGGATTCCGAGTACTTCGGATCAGTTAGTAGGGGAGTTTTTATGA
- the dcd gene encoding dCTP deaminase, whose translation MTIKSDHWIRRMGEQGMISPFEPGQVRQDAAGNKIVSYGTSSYGYDIRCADEFKIFTNINSTIVDPKNFDEQSFVDFKGDVCIIPPNSFALARTVEYFKIPRSVLTVCVGKSTYARCGIIVNVTPFEPEWEGYVTLEFSNTTPLPAKIYAGEGCAQVLFFESDEVCGTSYKDRGGKYQGQRGVTLPKT comes from the coding sequence ATGACTATTAAATCTGACCACTGGATCCGCCGCATGGGCGAGCAAGGCATGATCAGCCCATTTGAACCTGGGCAAGTTCGCCAAGACGCCGCCGGTAACAAAATCGTAAGTTATGGCACTTCAAGCTATGGCTATGACATTCGTTGCGCAGACGAATTCAAAATCTTCACCAATATCAACAGCACCATCGTTGACCCAAAGAATTTCGATGAACAATCCTTCGTTGATTTCAAGGGTGACGTTTGCATCATTCCTCCGAATTCATTTGCACTTGCAAGAACGGTTGAGTACTTCAAGATTCCACGTAGCGTTTTAACCGTTTGCGTTGGTAAGAGTACTTATGCGCGTTGCGGCATTATTGTGAACGTGACTCCATTCGAACCAGAGTGGGAAGGTTATGTCACTTTAGAGTTCTCAAACACAACGCCACTGCCAGCCAAGATTTATGCTGGTGAAGGTTGCGCTCAAGTACTGTTCTTTGAAAGCGATGAAGTGTGTGGCACATCTTACAAAGATCGTGGTGGTAAGTATCAAGGTCAGCGGGGCGTTACCCTGCCTAAGACCTAA
- a CDS encoding formate dehydrogenase accessory sulfurtransferase FdhD, translating into MAAKPTIQMSHASVPVVHEVEVMDEMGRLKKTYIPGERPLTIYLDKREVVTLMTLGSAPEALVLGYLRNQRLVESPDDIESIQVDWETDSAAVKTRRSTVDIDALTSKRVVTTGCGQGTMFGGLIEEMDAIQLPEGPALSQEAIVALIDSIRIHDSIYKKSGSVHACAVFERDGNEGVRLLHFIEDVGRHNAVDSISGLMWLANRPGKDLVFFTTGRLTSEMVIKGAQMGIPFLLTRSGVTLMGLELARKTNLTILSRCSGKHFEIYNAPERVVFTQKPQ; encoded by the coding sequence ATGGCAGCAAAACCGACCATTCAGATGTCCCATGCCTCCGTGCCCGTGGTGCATGAGGTCGAGGTCATGGATGAGATGGGGCGTCTTAAAAAGACCTATATTCCCGGTGAGCGCCCTTTAACGATTTACCTAGATAAGCGTGAAGTCGTCACACTCATGACGCTGGGCAGTGCCCCAGAGGCTCTGGTCTTGGGTTATTTGCGTAATCAGCGCCTTGTGGAGTCTCCGGACGATATTGAGAGCATTCAGGTGGACTGGGAGACGGACTCGGCTGCAGTGAAAACCCGTCGGAGTACGGTAGATATTGATGCCCTGACCAGTAAGCGGGTAGTCACGACGGGTTGCGGTCAAGGAACCATGTTTGGCGGCTTGATTGAGGAGATGGATGCGATCCAGCTTCCCGAAGGTCCGGCGCTATCCCAAGAGGCAATAGTTGCCTTGATTGATTCCATTCGGATTCATGACTCGATTTACAAGAAGTCCGGCTCGGTCCATGCCTGTGCAGTTTTTGAGCGAGACGGCAATGAGGGTGTACGCCTTCTGCATTTCATCGAGGATGTGGGTCGGCACAATGCGGTCGACTCGATTTCTGGCTTGATGTGGTTGGCCAATAGGCCTGGCAAGGATTTAGTTTTCTTTACTACTGGACGCCTGACCTCCGAGATGGTCATCAAGGGCGCCCAGATGGGTATCCCTTTCCTCCTGACCCGCTCGGGCGTGACCTTGATGGGTCTTGAGCTGGCGCGCAAGACCAATCTGACCATCCTCTCTCGCTGCTCCGGCAAACACTTTGAGATCTATAACGCCCCGGAGAGGGTCGTTTTTACCCAAAAACCCCAATAA